The Equus asinus isolate D_3611 breed Donkey chromosome 22, EquAss-T2T_v2, whole genome shotgun sequence genome has a segment encoding these proteins:
- the LOC123275558 gene encoding keratin, type II cuticular Hb5, with amino-acid sequence MSCRSYRISSGCGVTRTFSSCSAVAPKTGSRCCISAAPYRGVSCYRGLTGFSSRSLSNLGSCGPRIAVGGFRAGSCGRSFGYRSGGVCGPSPPCITTVSVNESLLAPLNLEIDPNAQGVKHEEKEQIKSLNNRFAAFIDKVRFLEQQNKLLETKWQFYQNQRCCESNLEPLFSGYIETLRREAECVEADSGRLASELNHVQEVLEGYKKRYEEEVALRATAENEFVVLKKDVDCAYLRKSDLEANVEALVEESSFLKRLYDEEIRVLQAHISDTSVIVKMDNSRDLNMDCIVAEIKAQYDDIANRSRAEAESWYRSKCEEMKATVVRHGETLRRTKEEINELNRLIQRLTAEIENAKGQRAKLEAAVAEAEQQGEAALTDARCKLAGLEEALQKAKQDMACLLREYQEVMNAKLGLDIEIATYRRLLEGEEHRLCEGVGSVNLCVSSSRGGVSCGGLTFSTTPGRQLVSGASATVGSISVLAPDACAPCQPRSSSFSCGSSRSVRFA; translated from the exons ATGTCCTGCCGTTCCTACAGGATCAGCTCAGGATGTGGTGTCACCAGGACCTTCAGCTCCTGCTCGGCTGTGGCCCCCAAAACTGGCAGCCGTTGCTGCATCAGCGCCGCCCCTTACCGGGGGGTGTCCTGCTACCGGGGGCTGACGGGCTTCAGTAGCCGCAGCCTCTCTAACCTGGGCTCCTGCGGACCCCGTATCGCTGTGGGCGGCTTCCGGGCCGGTTCCTGCGGCCGCAGCTTTGGATACCGCTCCGGAGGCGTGTGCGGACCCAGCCCGCCCTGCATCACCACGGTGTCAGTCAATGAGAGCCTCCTGGCGCCCCTCAACCTGGAGATCGACCCCAACGCGCAGGGCGTGAAGCACGAGGAGAAGGAGCAGATAAAGAGCCTCAACAACAGGTTCGCTGCCTTCATCGACAAG GTGCGCTTCCTGGAGCAGCAGAACAAGCTGCTGGAGACCAAGTGGCAGTTCTACCAGAACCAGCGCTGCTGCGAGAGCAACCTGGAGCCGCTGTTCAGTGGCTACATCGAGACGCTGCGGCGGGAGGCTGAGTGCGTGGAGGCCGACAGCGGGAGGTTGGCCTCGGAGCTCAACCACGTGCAGGAGGTGCTGGAGGGCTACAAGAAGAG GTATGAAGAGGAGGTGGCTCTGAGAGCCACAGCCGAGAACGAGTTCGTGGTTCTAAAGAAG GACGTGGACTGCGCCTACCTGAGGAAGTCAGACCTGGAGGCCAACGTGGAGGCCCTGGTGGAGGAGTCCAGCTTCCTGAAGCGCCTCTATGACGAG GAGATCCGCGTCCTCCAAGCCCACATCTCAGACACCTCGGTCATCGTCAAGATGGACAACAGCCGGGACCTCAACATGGACTGCATTGTGGCCGAAATCAAGGCTCAGTACGACGACATCGCCAACCGCAGCCGGGCCGAGGCCGAGTCCTGGTACCGCAGCAAG TGCGAAGAAATGAAGGCCACGGTGGTCCGGCACGGGGAGACCCTGCGCCGCACCAAGGAGGAGATCAACGAGCTGAACCGCCTGATCCAGAGGCTGACCGCCGAGATCGAGAATGCCAAGGGCCAG CGGGCCAAGCTGGAGGCCGCTGTGGCCGAGGCCGAGCAGCAGGGCGAGGCGGCCCTCACCGATGCCCGCTGCAAGCTGGCCGGGCTGGAGGAGGCCCTGCAGAAGGCCAAGCAGGACATGGCCTGCCTGCTCAGGGAGTACCAGGAGGTGATGAACGCCAAGCTGGGCCTGGACATCGAGATCGCCACCTATAGGCGCCTGCTGGAGGGCGAGGAGCACAG GCTGTGCGAAGGTGTGGGCTCCGTGAATTTGT gTGTCAGCAGTTCCCGTGGTGGAGTCTCCTGTGGGGGCCTCACGTTCAGCACCACCCCGGGGCGGCAGCTTGTGTCTGGCGCCTCGGCCACGGTGGGCAGCATCAGCGTGCTGGCCCCCGACGCCTGCGCCCCCTGTCAGCCCCGCTCCTCCAGCTTCAGCTGCGGGAGCAGCCGGTCGGTCCGCTTTGCGTAG
- the LOC106835262 gene encoding keratin, type II cuticular Hb5-like yields MASRSYRTSSSYGGRNFSSCSAVVPKPGARGGTSALASRGGSPGGPGYRRLGGFGSRSLCAVGSPRVAVSCGWPLRSGGCFGYRAGGLCGPSPPCITTVTVNESLLAPLNLEIDPNAQCVKHEEKEQIKCLNNKFAAFIDKVRFLEQQNKLLETKWRFYQDRKCCNSNLEPLFSGYIETLRREAECVEADSGRLASELNHVQEVLEGYKKRYEEEVALKATAENEFVVLKKDIDGAYLRKADLEANVEALKEEIGFLQALYEEEICLLQSQISDTSVVVKMDNSRELNMDSIVAEIKAQYDDVASRSRAEAESWYQTKCEEMKATVTRQGENLRRTKDELSELNRMIQRLTAEVENAKQQRCRLEAAVAEAEQQGEAALSDARCKLAGLEEALQKAKQDMACLLREYQEVMNSKLGLDVEIATYRKLLEGEEIRLCEGVGSVNICVSRSHGAVACGDLSSTVSRGLGGVTVSSGALCSPSGVGACSMARSVRFA; encoded by the exons ATGGCGAGCCGTTCCTACCGCACCAGCTCCAGCTACGGGGGCAGGAACTTCAGCTCCTGCTCAGCTGTTGTGCCCAAGCCTGGGGCTCGTGGCGGCACCAGCGCCCTGGCCTCCCGTGGGGGCAGCCCTGGGGGGCCGGGCTACCGGCGCCTTGGGGGCTTTGGCAGCCGGAGCCTGTGTGCAGTGGGGTCCCCGCGGGTTGCCGTGAGCTGTGGATGGCCCCTGCGAAGCGGGGGCTGCTTTGGCTACCGGGCAGGGGGCCTTTGTGGGCCCAGCCCGCCCTGCATCACGACCGTGACAGTCAACGAGAGCCTCCTGGCGCCCCTCAACCTGGAGATCGACCCCAACGCGCAGTGCGTGAAGCACGAGGAGAAGGAGCAGATCAAGTGTCTTAACAACAAATTCGCTGCCTTCATCGACAAG GTGCGCTTCCTGGAGCAGCAGAACAAGCTGCTGGAGACCAAGTGGCGGTTCTACCAGGACCGCAAGTGCTGCAACAGCAACCTGGAGCCGCTGTTCAGTGGCTACATCGAGACGCTGCGGCGGGAGGCGGAGTGCGTGGAGGCCGACAGCGGGAGGTTGGCCTCGGAGCTCAACCACGTGCAGGAGGTGCTGGAGGGCTACAAGAAGAG GTATGAAGAAGAGGTGGCCCTCAAGGCCACGGCAGAGAATGAGTTTGTGGTGCTGAAGAAG GACATAGACGGTGCCTATCTGCGCAAGGCTGACCTGGAGGCCAATGTGGAGGCTCTGAAGGAGGAGATAGGCTTCCTGCAGGCCCTCTACGAGGAG GAAATCTGCCTCCTTCAGTCACAAATCTCCGACACCTCGGTGGTGGTCAAGATGGACAACAGCCGGGAGCTCAACATGGACTCCATCGTGGCTGAGATCAAGGCTCAGTACGACGATGTCGCCAGCCGCAGCCGGGCCGAGGCCGAATCCTGGTACCAAACCaag TGCGAGGAGATGAAGGCCACAGTGACCCGGCAGGGCGAGAATCTCCGCAGAACCAAGGACGAGCTCAGCGAGCTGAACCGCATGATCCAGAGGCTGACGGCGGAGGTGGAGAATGCCAAGCAGCAG CGCTGCAGGCTGGAGGCGGCCGTGGCTGAGGCGGAGCAGCAGGGTGAAGCGGCCCTCAGCGACGCCCGCTGCAAGCTGGCCGGGCTGGAGGAGGCCCTGCAGAAGGCCAAGCAGGACATGGCCTGCCTGCTCAGGGAGTACCAGGAGGTGATGAACTCCAAGCTGGGCCTGGACGTGGAGATCGCCACTTATCGCAAACTGCTGGAAGGGGAAGAAATCCG GCTGTGTGAAGGCGTGGGCTCAGTCAACATCT GTGTGAGCCGTTCCCACGGTGCTGTGGCCTGCGGGGACCTCAGCTCGACCGTTTCTCGTGGCCTGGGGGGCGTAACCGTCAGCAGCGGTGCCCTCTGCTCCCCCTCTGGGGTGGGGGCCTGCTCCATGGCAAGATCTGTGCGGTTTGCATAG